DNA sequence from the Excalfactoria chinensis isolate bCotChi1 chromosome 7, bCotChi1.hap2, whole genome shotgun sequence genome:
GATTCCTCCCCGGGGTCCACATAAATTGGCAGCACTGAATACTCTTCACAGCCCTCACATTGAACATCCAAGTTCAgtctcctttctcctctctcaaACAGAGCCTGGATCGCCTCTGTCATGGGAAAAGTGTGCCAACCACTTCTTTTGAGATCGACTTTCTTTTCAACCACATTCCACTTGTTGCTAGTGTCCGGGTCTTGGAAATAGACTTTGACTCTTACTTTTCGCCTGCTGCCTTTCTCTAAGACATATGGAAGCAGCTTCAAGTAAAGCCACAGGCTGGCTTGAACGACAAACAAGTTCTGGTTCCCTTCATTCGAGATGAAGAAATAGAGGCGGACTCTAGATGAGGCCAGATCGTCTGCAAGATAAGGAGAGATCAGCAAGATTAAGTCAAAAAGAAAACGTATCTTTTGTGCGCTTCTGGGTTCAGCGGCAACGCCGGAAGACAGCTGACCGAAAGGGCGATGGGGCTGCATCAGCCAGAAGGCATGCACTGAATCTGAGAGCCCCGATCCGCAATCGAAACAAACTGCCGGGCTGCAGCCGAATGGGTTGGATGCAGCCGTCGGCCGCAGCTCTCCCAACAACACTGGGTTTTTTGCAGTCGGAGAGCTGCACAGACACCACAACAGCACCTTGAAAGGACCAGCACTCGCACTGCCCTATCTCGCAGGTTTAAGAATAGTTTTAACTTTCAGCTCTCGGCAGATTCCCACAGCGAGTCCTTTCAGCAACCACTGAAACGTCAATGCCAAACCAGGGATTTTGTTTCGATTTTCACATACTCTCAGAGCCATTTAGCAGAGAGGATCCATGAGATAGGgggaaaaacatttcagtaacGTCCCTACGTGTCCTACAGATGAAGCGAAGCCCTCCTAGCCTGGTACAATATCTGCCATTCACCATCCCAACCTCTGCCTTTCCCCTCGCAGCGATAACTTGCATAGAGGCGACCAAACGAAGCAGTCGCTCTCCCTGTGCCGACTGCTCTCCTCGATAACATCAGAATTACAGCAGTGACATTATCCCAGGAAACCAAATGTCACCAAATGTCTGACATAACCCCTTATTTGTAAACACAGGCGCTGCTGCATGCATTGCTGCAGCAACACCGGTGTCCCCGCTGCCGTTCTGCACTGTTAAGTTCCAACCAAATCGGGCGTAGGTGATGAATGTGCCTTTGCAGCGGGGACAGTAATGCTGGTGCTCGAATCACAGCCTCGCAGTTGCTATTTAAATGACTGACGGAGAGGCATTTTCTCATCTGTCCTTATCTGCTTGACTTCTTTCTGCACACAGCCAAGCGAagatttctcttccttctgttttcctacaAATCCCTGCAGTTTTTGTCAATGATTTTTTGCACAGTCAGTGTCTCCATTTGTTACCCTTAGATGCCTTCCCTCCTAATGCGCCTGCAGGGCCCATTCCTCACCCCGCAATATTTGAGGGACAAGGAATTGTCACTGCATTTCCGTACGTCTTACATCGAAGCGATATTCAAAGTGTTCATTGAAAAGCAAGTGGAAGAAGCCCACCCCACACCTCCCACCAACAGCCCACCAACAAATAACGCCAATGCTGTATGCTGTGAAAACACCTTCTGCACACTAATAAATACACAACTTCTTCATGAACTGTGGTGACAGcgacagaaaaagaacagagaggCATTGCTGTACCGATCCCCATCGCTTGTGTTACACGAGATTGTGTGCGCCCATCAATTTTGTATGTGAATATAACAAGCATATGTATAATGCAACAGATCCCATAGATACTGTAAATGTATATGATTTGCTAAGTGGGAGGGTAGATAAAGAAGATGAGTAGGCAGCATCCAGGCTagaaagagatttattttgtgGACAAATGATCTATAGATGCCACAGGGTGATAGAGAGGCAGAGAAATGAGCCGAGTGAAAGAGCGATGAGGGCAAGGAGAGATGGGCAGATagacagcaggcagcagtgcacAGAGTGCTGCAGATGTGCAAAGTTCACCGGCACAGCGGCCGCCCGGGTGAACTGCTGGGAAGCTCCGCAAAGGGACTCAGTGCCATGCAACCGCAGGGGCTGCGCGGGATTGAGGCGGCCGGGACGGTGGGGATGGATGGCACAATCAGTACAGGGACAGATGGACAGAGGGGAGACAAACAGCAGCGACAGGAGGCAGACAAGGCCAACGCCGCGAATGAAGGCTAAATGCGTGGGGAACGAATGGACAGGGAGGGCAAGCAGACCTCGACAGAGAGATGCACGCTGCGGAGCACAGGAATTAGAAGGGCATCAGCTGCGGTGAGGGATGCAAGGAACGGAGTGGGACAGGCGGAGGAGGGACGGAGGGATGCAGGGAACAGAGGCGAGCGGCTGGAAGGAGCGCTGCACGGAAACCCGCAGGGGGGACACGGCAAGGGGGCTGACGGGGCACAGCCGGGCACAGGGGCGCGGGACAGCGAGGGGCTGGGGGCCGGGGCGGAAGGAGGAGAGGCTAAGGACGGGCTGATGAGCCCAGCAGCCAAGGGCCCACAGCGGGCAAGGGAcgggcagcaggaggaggcaggggacAGGCAGGGGACAGGCAGCGGGCTGCGGGACTCGGGGCAGGCAGGGCAGAGGGCAGCGGCTCGGGGCCGGGCGGCGCCCACCTGTCTCGGCGAAGCTGATGATCTCGGAGACGGGGTCGTGGGCCGGAGGCCCGGCGCTCGCCTGCCCGTCCAGGCTGGGGATCTCGACGCGGCCGTCCTCCCGCACCTTGCCGGCGTGCAGCTTGCGCAGCGCCGTGACCATGGCCGCCTTGGGCACGGCGTGCGTGATGTTCGGCCGGTCCCGCATCTGCAGCCGGCTCAGGATGTGCCTCTTCACCGCCTCCAGGAAATCCCCGTCCACCTTGCCCGGCTCCTCGGGCCGCCGGAAGCCGCAGGAGGTGCATGTGTCCTGCGGGGAGCCCCCGGCGGGAGCCGGCGGGGTCGGGGTGGCGgcggctcccagcagcagcagcccgcAGGCCAGCAGCGCGGCCAGCACCCCCCGGCGAGCCGCCCCGTCCATGGCGGAGGAGCGGGGGGCCGAGCTGGGGCCGGCCCGGAGCGCCGCAGGGAGCCCGTCTGCAGGCAGCGCCGCTCCGAGCGCTCCGCGGCGCGGAGGGGGCGGCGGCAGCCAAGCCGGGGGCCGCAACCGCTCCGcgcggggagggagggaggggggccCGGGGAAGCGGCGTGTGCCGCCGGGGAGGCGGAGGGGGGAGGCCGCCCGCGCAGGCAACCGAAgttggggagggagggagagaaagggggggaggggggggcggcggggctgaGCGCACCGAGCGCCCGGCTCCGCGGGGGAGGGGGACGGCAGCAGGTGAGGGGGTGGCCGCGCAGCCcggggaaggagggagggggagcgGGGCCGGAGGTGCGAGGGGAGCCGGGGAGCAGGGGGGAGGCGGCGCCGCGCTGCCCCGGGGCCCCGCGGCGCTTCAGAGGGGCATCCCCGGGCGCCGCCGCTCGTGGTCCATCGCTCGCTTCGGCAGGGTCCGGGCGGGCCGCGGAGAGAGCTCTTTAGTCCGGCGTCATTGAGGGGGGTCAGGGAGATAACCGAAGCAGATTTATATACAATCCAATTTATAGCctggaaggaggagggggggtgggggggagagaTGCCACTTGTACCCCCCCGCCCACTCCGCCCCCGCAAGACAACAATCCACAGGCCGTGGGTGCGGGTCTCTGTGCCGCTCCGCCGCGCTCCGCTCGCTCCTTCCTTCAGCGCCCGCCGCTTCCCGACGCGCCGCCAAAGTTGACGCGGAGCACCGCCGGGGCGGGGGCCGCGGGCGGCGGGTGCGCGGCCGACGGCTCCACGGTGCCGAGGCGTCTCCCCGCGACGGCGGGATCGGGAGATCCGCTCGGAGGCTCCGGAGGATGCGGCGGCGGCGGTCCCCGCGCGGTTCCGCAGCGCTGCGCGGCCGCTCCGCGGGGACTCAGCGCGGTGCCGGCGGTCCCGGGAGTGCTGCGCGGATCCACTCGGTCAGCCCGGCGCTGCGGCTCGCTGCCTCGCTCGCTCTTTTTAAACAATATCTCCTTTGTTGgtggtttgggtttttattattattattattattattataagtatgattttttgttgttgttgttgttgttgttgccgCCGCTGCTGCTCCAGTTAATCtgtctctccctctctccctccttctctctctctctccgcGTCTGTTTGATCTCCGCTCGCCGTGCGCCGGCTCCAACGCCgcgttttgttttggtttggttggggcttttttttttaacgcgTCTGATGTTCCCTCGCGGCTCCGCAATGGAAGGGCTCGGGGAAGCGGCTCGCTCCTCGCTTACCGGCCGCGCGTCTCCTCCTGCTAATTTCCCCCCCACCCTGCAAAATCACGACATTGTGGCACTTTCTACTGAAACTTTTATACAGGAGTTAAAACCACGTGGGAACTCCAACCTATAACAGAGCCGCCGTGGGTTCCTCACTATTTGGGAGATTAAGTTAAGTCTTTTGCCCCCCGGGCTATTACAGTAACTTCCTTATGCGGAGCTATTAACTGCGCTGTTCCTTTAACTCCCCCCAGTCCCTCCCGGTTCCCGCACACACCcaccgcaccgcaccgcgcCGCACGGGTCGACCCCGGCCGGGAGCTGGGTGCTTCCCCCCCTCCCTGGGCTGTTCCTTTGCCTTTTAAGCACTTGAAAGGAGAAGGCATTAGAAAGTTACCGTCGGGTTGGTTTTGCGACGGGGCGGGTGTGCGAGTGTGTTTGgtgcggcggggcgggggctcGCTTTGCCGCGGGGCAGCGAGGTGCGGGGAGGGGGACATAACGGGACCCCGAGCCCTGCGAACGGGTACCTCTTTGCGGATAAGCCTCGAGGGCGAGGTAAGGCTCCGGTTCCAATCCGGCAGCCTCGCAGCCAAGCCCGAGGGCGGGCGGGCTCCCAGCGGCCGGGGTGAGCCGGCCAGGTGCACGCAGCCTCCGCCCCGCCGAGCTGCGGGCGCACCCCGGGGCCGCGCGGTCCCGCACCGCCGCGGGCATGGCCGGGCCGAGGGCGCccccgcggggccgcgccgggaagcggcggggcggggggcagcggggcgggcggaggcggggagggggagatggGGGGCAGTGCGGAGTCATCGTCCCCGCCGCGGTGCCCAGCGCTGTCTGTACAAAGGGCAGCAGCGCGTTTTCAAGGAGCCGCCGCTGtttttagaaggaaaataaaacttgggccgtgtgtgtgtgtgtgtgtgtgtgtgtgtgtgtgtgcgcgctGCACGGGCTGCTGTCAGCTGTCACTAATAGAAGCCACCCGGGTCATAAAGAGGGTCAGTGAGGGATCAGCTAAAGACAGAAGTGCTATCCCCATACCTCCGCCGATCTTTTCTCTGGCTCTGTAAAGACACAAACAGTGCTGTAGCGCACCATCGCGTCGCAGTCCCACTCTGATCACAGCGATTAATGTCAGGGCAGTGTAACGCACCTACATCGCGGTAAGGGGCTCAGAATTAGTGCCTGCTTTTCGTGCCTCCTGCTAACAGGTTGTGAATGGAAAACCCGgaatgtaaaaaaagaaataatgctaAAAATCCAATCACTCGGACATCCTGTAAGCTAATAAGAGCACGTGAAGGCGGCAGGCTTAGTGCTTCACAGTAATTAATTTGACAGCAAAGAGctaacaagaaaacaagagcagagcagcagtgagtggTGCATAGAGGTCACTGTCACACCAAAGCTGAGGGTAAACATGGCCATTTTGGtccatccctgctgcctgctgctttgcctttttttcctcctctttcagcAAACTGTGGGCATTTTGCTTACTGAGACTTTGGGAAGAtgcatcttctccagcagctgccaaCAAATGAATGCACTGATTAACCTTTCCTTATTGACAGTGCATCCAGGGCTTGCTCCGAGGCTCCCTCCCAAAGCAATGAAGGCATCAGGTTCTGCACTTCGCTCAGAGATCACAGCTCAGTGATGGAGCTGTAGTGGCTCTGCTCCTTTTCAGCCCTCCTCAGCTCTCAGTTCTCTCCCCTGGGCACAGACCTGTTGCTGGCACATcgcagctgaaggagcagcaTGGAGGTGGTAGCTTTGcaccccccacctccccccatCCTCTGTTTGCTCTGAGCTCATCTGCGTGAGGCTCTGTGTTCACACACACCTCTCTAACCGGCTGCTCACCATCTGACTCAGGGTCATGCATCTCCATACATTAAATGGAGGGGAAACAAGGAATGCAAGGGCTAGGATATGTGCTGGGTGGGCAgccaggatgctgctgttggAGGTGCAGCACTGAGGGTGCTTCCTGCAGAGATGTCCAAGTCTCCTGGCTGAAGTCTGATGCTCATTAAAGCTTCTGGTGTAATGAGATGGGGATGTATGCCGTGTCTCATCCTGTGCAAAGCAATGTGCTCCAATGCACCGTACTGCTCCAATTCTCCCCACAGCCCTTTGCTGTCTTCCCAGGGCAGACAGTGCAAATGCTGATCTGGGGGCAGCTCTGTGACCCCCGGCCCAGAAGGATGCTCTGAAGCAGAGGATGTGGCCATGGCTCAGGGCAGCTCCCCCTGGGCTGTGTCTTCACAATGCCATTGGTGGGGCTGTAACAATTAGCATGGCCAAGGTGCTGACCCCCACTATGTTTGCTCCAGCACCTTTTGTGCTCTTAAACCAGCAGCAATATCTGTTAGGTAACCTTCCTAATCCCTCTGAGGAAGGATTTTCTTTACCGATGGCTGAACTGCCTAAAGCTTCATATATAAGAGGCCTGGTTTGCACTATGAACACTTCCCCTTTGATAGCAGCAGACACAAGTTCTACTACCACAGGCATCTTTTTCTGCAAGCATTTCCCCAAATAACATAGGCAATACTGGCAAAAGcacttttttcctgctcttaTAGCTGCATCTACACGGGGGAGGTTGCGCATAGTGAAGCACAATCTGTTTGAAATGGCACTTCAGAACAGCACTGCTATCCTGCAGGAGTTCCAAAGGTAGACCTTGGAACACGCACTGCTGCCCCACATGTGGAAGAGCTCTGTGCAGGGTGGCTGCTGTCATCATGCTTTaactgcagagagatgtggtTACAGGGCCGTAAGGGCAGCGCTCTGAGATTTCTATTCATGCCCGTCTTTTGCTTCATAAGAAAGTGATTCCTCAGTACCCATAAATGAATCAgggaatcattaaggttggaaaggaccactaagatcacccagtccgACCATCAGCCCACCGTCACTATGCCCACTGTGTCCCTTGGTGCCACATCTACACCCCTGGAGAGCACCAGTAgtgaccagtcaccagctggGTTTAACCCCAATCaccaaatgttttaaaacaactgcagaaaaacaCCAGATGTTTCAGAAGCACCTTAGATTTGTAGAAGGAAAGGTCCTAGTAGAAGTCAAGTAGGTAAGTGCCATTCTGGAAGGATCAGGATCTTTACCGAACTGGTAAAGTCAGACCTGacttgtgagaaaaaaaaacagcagaagatcTCCTTTAAGTTCTCCTTTAAGAACAAACATGTCTGGAAGAGCACCCAATGCAGGCCAGCCCAGGTGTCAGGCAAGAAGGGGGCATGGAGGCCAGAGGGAGGGCAGGACTCCAGGGGGACCCAATAGCTAcatcccatcccactgcctGGCCCCATTACCTGTGGTGCCACAGGGCAGCGTCCTGGCCTCTTCTCCACCCCTCAAGAAGGTTTGGATCCACACTGCTGCCCCAAGACACAGAGTGCAGTGTGTCCCAAAGCACAGGGCAGCTCCTTTCAGCAAAAGGATGGCTTCACTGTCCAAAGGACCAAACACCATCAGGTGGATACAACCTACGGCATTCAGAGTGTATCCACAGCCATAGGATGGCCCAAGAGCACTCCTGTTTTCCTCATGGGCTTTGTCCTGGGCCGTACTCTTATAGCCAAGCAGTGACTTCCTCTGAAGTTGCTTGTATTGACCTAAATAGGTTGGGGCGGGTGAGGACACAACAGACGAGATGAAAAAGCCATACTGGTTGCCCAACAAAGAAGTGTCTGCTTTGTGGTGAGCGCTTTTAACATATAAGCACTTTTAACATATCGTTAAAGAACACGATTTTCATGTTTAAGTTCACACCAGAAGCCTTGCAAAGGAGCAAAGACGGTGAAAATAAGATCTGCATTTAAGTGGTAAACAAAACAGTTAAAACTTCTCATAATGTGAGCACTGCACACCGAGGCAATGCAGTTCAAAGGCATATTTCATCCATGCACCCAGCTGTGGTACATGGAGCAGATGAGGGATGTGAGGAAAGAGCAGTGCTAACATCAGCTGTcctgagaaaagcagggaagagggatgggatgggatggagaggCTTCACAGCAATTGTAAATAGAGCTCAGAAGCAAAAGTTCCTTCACACTTTGCAGGTGCCAACCTTCACAAGTCTATGACCCTGCAGCATTTGCCCTTTCATGGTGCTGAGTGGCCTGGCTTAGGGATGGGGCTCAGGAGGGAGGtcaggctgatggttggactcaatcaTTCTGAAGGTCTTTGCCAACCTACAGCTTCTGTGATTCTTCCAGAACGCCTCAAAATCAAACACTGTGGCTCAGGCTGTCGCTCTCAGACCACTGAGATGATCCTCAAGGATGCTGTAAGAACATGGGAGCTTTCCAACCCCGCCATTCACAAACAGGTTTTGTTCTGCTGCCTCCCTCAGCCCTATCTCCTCAGCAATACACTTCTCCACAGCCATTTCTGAGCAACGTTTATTGCTGTGGTTTTGGTCCTGAATGCAACGTTATTAAGAATAAATCACAGTATGTTGAAATATGGCTACAGAATACACTATACAAGGGTAAGATGACAGAGATGACAGAGCACCGCTCTGAAGACTGCAAGAACAAACGCATGCAGCTCGCATTAAGCAGAAGCTGGGCCTGCAAGAGACAGATACTGAGACACTGGGGGGGTGCAAAGAAGCAACAGGAAGGTGTCTTGTTTTAGTGTTTTCTCTGCTTAAAAGATGAGAGAGAGGGCCTAGGGGAGGGGAatgcatggaaaagaaaaggatgagcctcttctttttttttttttttggctactccaggtggggttttcctctgtttaaatgctgaaggacagaaagattttaaattaaaatcttaataAATATAGCCCTGAGGCTAGTAACATTATTACAACCAAGATGATTACAGCAACCAAGCcacaaaagaaatatatatatatttatttatttgaagcaTAATAAGCCTCAATATTTAGTCGGGAGAAAGCT
Encoded proteins:
- the INHBB gene encoding inhibin beta B chain; translation: MDGAARRGVLAALLACGLLLLGAAATPTPPAPAGGSPQDTCTSCGFRRPEEPGKVDGDFLEAVKRHILSRLQMRDRPNITHAVPKAAMVTALRKLHAGKVREDGRVEIPSLDGQASAGPPAHDPVSEIISFAETDDLASSRVRLYFFISNEGNQNLFVVQASLWLYLKLLPYVLEKGSRRKVRVKVYFQDPDTSNKWNVVEKKVDLKRSGWHTFPMTEAIQALFERGERRLNLDVQCEGCEEYSVLPIYVDPGEESHRPFLVVQARLADNKHRIRKRGLECDGRTNLCCRQQFYIDFRLIGWNDWIIAPSGYYGNYCEGSCPAYLAGVPGSASSFHTAVVNQYRMRGLNPGTVNSCCIPTKLSTMSMLYFDDEYNIVKRDVPNMIVEECGCA